In the genome of Populus nigra chromosome 19, ddPopNigr1.1, whole genome shotgun sequence, the window tgttcatgAATGTTCGCttataatcaaatttttatttttaatatttttaaattgatcttttacatgattttatcacatttattttattaacattcAATCACATACTACATATTATgttgatatatgtttttttaacttgcaTTGGCAATCATGAATTTTCTAACTTGCAAAATGCATctttatcttaattaaaatcaatatatttattatcatttacaaacgcataatattaattaattttattaaatgcacATAATAGCTTTTCAGTTTGCAGTTAAAATTTcctaaaagttaaaaaaaaaaaacattaacagcATCAgcaacttttcttcttctttttttgctttgataAAACAAATGCTACATCCCATTGCACAACAGGAAATCAAACTAGTTTAAGCTAAAACTAAAGAGGGTGAAGAAAAGAACGAAACTGTATAGAAAAATAGGGGAAAGATGGGTGACCTGCAGCATTCTCGTTTTTAGTTCAAGAATTGGAAGAATTGGGTTGAGCATTCTTGGATGAAAATAATAGCATAATCTAGTTTTAACTTGATAACCTTAATCCAAAATATTTACTTCGAACAATTGCCCATGAGAATCCAAGCCATCAATCGTATGAATGAATTCCACCATAAAGGACAGCCTGCATCCAACATCAAGAGCTCCCTTGAAACAATGGCCTGACACCTAAATTTCCTGCTCAACAAATTTCGTCGAGAATGCCACTCCACACGGATCCAATTTCGTCTCCTCTAATCTATACAACACAGAATGCTATTTTACAATAGCAATAACTCATTCTTTCCTAGGAaaacagggggggggggggggggtttccTCATCTATTTCTCCCCTGTCGATCTCGTTTGCTGGAAAAATATTTAACACCAACACAAACGTTGTCATTCATTTATCATCCGCAGTACCTTTTGGGGAAGagtaagcaataaaaaaattatttgttaaataaaactATAGGTCCATTAACAAACACAAGAAATGCATGCATTGAAAACAACTTTCCCATCATAATTTTGTCACCGTTGCAAGTCTACTTTGGAGAATCCTTCAAGAGGAAAGAAACCTTCAAAACTGCAACACGCCCCTTTTCCTGCATCAAGACATTTGAGTTTCAAATTATCAAGACCAGCAAATAAACCATTGACCTCacaaaattgacaaaaagaTCAATGCCTAGAACAAGCATGGATAACAAAATGAACTGCAGTCAGGCCACCCTTACACCCCATCCCTTCTGCTTTGCTCCCTCGTGCACACAGTAGAGATTCCAGCTAAACATGCTGAGATCTTGCTTGGGGGGCTGGGCATGGGGTAGACATAAAGGAGGCAGTTCGGAATGCACTGCTTTACACACTACTTAGATACAAGGCTTGATACCAGAGTTGAGTGTTAATTTTTGGAGATCACACATGTGACTGGGCAATTCATCATACACTCATGGGGCTCTCTCCGGATAATATATGGAACAAGACAGATATCGCATGCACCAGAATTGAAAGTTTCCTAGCAAAATATATGGAGCGTGATAAAGGAACAGCCATTAATGTTCAAGCAACTCATGTTAACATATCTCAGAGAATAATGAGGTATGGGAGAGGCCAAAAGGCATGCATGCATGGTAAAGGATGGTCAATGTGGTCATTCAAGCAACATAGCTTTTACCCATGTTAGACAATCTTTTTGTTAGGCATGTTTAATCCTTAATTCCCCAAAGGAGTTAAATGTTGGCCTAGCAGGGTAAAGTTATTTGGAGGTTAAAATGAATAAAGCAACCACCACCAGCACCATCACAATAACATTTCATTAAGTTATAACTTGTAATGCAACCAAACACCCTAGAAACTTGCACCCTTAAAAGCTCCTACACCCGCAACATTCATATCCTCGACAATTAGTTAAGAGAACATTTCACCATCAACTAGTGACACACTCAAGTCTTCACAAGTCAAAAAATCCAAAGGTGATGTAATCTTGAACTGAAACTTATTTACTAACAATAACATGTATtccccagttaaaaaaaaaatacatctacAATAAAAATGGATGTCAGTACCATGCGAAAACAATTTTGCATCATGAACAGTAACAATATAAAGTTGATTCTGTTGCCAATCCATGAAAGAtggaagagataaaaataaagcaatagcaacaacaaaaacaataaaaaaagttgtataGTGTCTCACATGATATCAAGCAGCAGATTCAGTTATTTTTCCAATAGTTTTGAGATCGAAGATTTCTATCCAATAGCCATCAGGATCCTTAATGAATGCTATCCCTTTCATTTTTCCTGCAGCCAGACTCACACATTTGAGccaagtaaatataaaatataaaatataaaataaatgatgcaCCAATAGCAATAAATTCCTTTGTTGCACCATAAACCCAAATAAAACAACTATTTTCCTTAAGTCATTGgtgcaattaattttttacgCCTGCaataagaaaggaaaatagAAGACAAGTACACAGTGCAAAGATAAATTTGGTTGAATGTCAATAAATGTGTCTTCAGTAATTCCATTGGAAGTCCTTTTCTggttgaaaagaaaagacaccaaattaatgcttttttagGTGCTTTTCAATGGTTTTGAGATAAAGTATGTCAAGACCTTCGAAAAGCACCAAGCAACAAGCACTTGGGAAAGCACTTCCAGCCACATTACCAAAACACACTCTATGTTTACTACTATAAAGGTAAGGTTTTGAGAGATGGTACTACTCCAACCAAGAAATCatataacttaattaaatttattaaagagAACCGAACCAATTTATATCAATTCCCGTCCTTGGACTATGGATTAGTCAAGAGATTCATATAAAGACAACTGTAGAGGATGAGGGCAGAGTCATCAATGATCAAGTCCATTGAGATAGTCAAATAGGTTGACCACAAACATTGCAGCAAATTACCACACTTTGTACCATTGATTCTATGACACAATGTAAACTTATGGTCCATGAATCAGTAGCACAGAATTTGATGATGGCATCGTGAAGTTAGCTAATATGATAATATGACTTCTCAGTACCATGGCACACCTTCTATTCTCCTCCTTTATTCTCTAAACATATACCACCTCAATTTGCTAAATTAGAAGCTTCTTGCCAGAGCATGATTATTGAGAACAGTCTCAAGTCCTAAATCTAAACCTAATTCTTAACCCATACAAAATCCTCACCACTCATGGACCAGTGATGAATCGACATTCCCGTACCATCCTGCTCCAGGATTTATATGTGGCTGTTTTCTTTCCCTCTTCCTCTTGACATGTGCACGTGCGCACAAAAGAAGCAGATGGGTACATCATCCAGAAATTTACCTCttatttcaaactaaaaaaaaatgtgtagaACAACTTGCAGGTCAAACCATTGATTGATGCCATGTATAGGACAGAACCCATGCCCAAAATTAACATCAGTTTTATCTAGCCAAATAGCAAACCATTTAACCTGATCACTACATTACATATAAACTACCAGCTACAAAGTGCAAATCAGATGCTCACGTAATTAACGATAAACTATTTTATCATCTAAAAGAGGTGACTTACCATCCTCGGGTTTTTTGACAAACTCCACCCCTAGGCGTTCAAATCTCTCACATGCCTTGTATGTGTCATCAACAGTAACACCAATATGTCCtgaaatgcaaataaaaaccATCAACATTACTTCTTGCTTGGGATAATCATCCTTTACAAATAAAGTACCataaatctaaagaaaaagaaggaattgATCTTGTATGTTAGTTAACAGGAGATGTAgattaaaatttcaatgaaaGAGCAGCGCATTATGACTTAGCCCCCCTTGTTTGATGTCAGGTAGAAACTAAACTGTAAAAATGCGACTGTTGATTTGAGCCATGCCAACTGTTAATGCAATCAAAAACTCTTATGGCAAGTTCTGTAAAAATGCAACTGTTAAGTGAAGCAATCAAAAACTCTTATGACAGCCTGGATTAAGAAAGTAACTCTTCCTTTCCAAGGGTTCATTGAGGTGCTTTAGGGTGCAAGACTGCATTCACCAACTcttcatttaagtttttcaatttaagtttGAACATTTCTTTAAGCTGAAGTGATTATTGATTTTGACTCAAAATTGACAGAATCATTTATCAACAGAATCATTTATCAAAAGAGACTTATGAAAGGGGAATTTTAAAGCATATATTATAGCATCGTTGCCAAACACATATTCATTCAACTTGAAGCATTTTGCTAGAATAACTTATTGATTTTGATTCAAAGCAACTTTTCATTGTGATTCAAAGACACCATATACGCCACCAAAAAAACTCTAAAGATCTTGTTCACAGCTTCTGTTCCATTCCTATTAATAAACCACCAACAACACAAAAAACCAGCCCCAGAGACCCCAAACTACATTGATACCTTCCTTGAGAAAAACTCATACCTCATATACCCTAGTCTATTTGGTCttgcatcatgaaaatataTACAGGGACACAGTTAATGGATTACACAATAATAGCAtgtcatatttaattatatgcatgCCTCTAGTTTAAAATGATATCACTTAAGTGGCCaaaataaaagtgttttttagaaAGTTTTGCCAGCCAAATTGCATTCAAGTGGTACACAGTGCCAGagatcaacatatcaaaatcatcattcTTGACTATATGATACCGCTTCATATATGCCACAATTACATGGAAGTTACATGTATTACAATTATCATACTGCTACAAAGGGTGAATCTAGACAAAATCCTCCTGAATCATAAGATCTTACATACCAAAGCCACGCGGTTCTGAATTTCCATTGTGATATTTGAACTCAGGATCACTTTCAGTGCCCCAATTACTGTTGGAAGCATTTAGTTGTCAGAAAATATCAAACACAGGACACTAATAAGGAAAAacagaaaggagaaaaaaatttgtgttttgagataagaaaaaagagaaagaagtgcATCAATCATTCTAACTGTGTTAATTCAATTGTAGCCTTCCGACCAAAAGTCCAAACTGTTCTTTCAACTGAGTCGCCTGGAGCTGATGCATGATCCTACATCAAACAGATATGTCCACTGTAAAAGTTGCAGAgcataatgatttatttatttttagctaAATATATGGCACCAAAAGAAGGAAAGGAATGTGGTGAAATTCACAAAATATTAACACTCAAACACACCCCATAAATAACACTAGCTCTTTTAGATGCATTGCTATCTAAATTACCTCATAGCCCAAAAAGTACAGGCTGAACTTCATCTCTGGAAAATCCAGTCTCTTTAGCAACCTGAGATTTCCAGAAATGTGAACGTATCATTATTACCGAGGACAACCTATacatattgaaaatttaaaaaggagTTGTTATATACAAGTACGACTTAATTATATACACTTTTACTCGTATGTATATCCAAAATGATATGGTAGCACAGAAGCAAAGCATGCTTACACAAACACCATCAATTCAACATCTTGAAACCCAGCATCATAAGGTTGTCATCATTTAGTATCTTACCAAAGAGCCACTCTTCAACCAAAGaaggggggaaaaaaaaccaCCTTTTGGGTTTCGTTGAAGAGTAAAAATGTTatcttccaaaaataaaaataccctcAAGCAACAACATCTCTAACACCATATACTTTGTCAAACACCCTCAAGCAACATCTCTAAAACCATATAACTTGTCAAGCACCCTCAAGCAACAACATCTTTAACAGCATATACTTTGCCAAACACCCtcaaaaaacaacatttctaaCACCATTTACTTTGTCATTATTTCATGCTTTAAATAACAATGGCAAACAATTCCAATATCGTTAACCTCTTTTTTTcctcgaaaaaaaaaatcagcactAAACCCACATAAATTACACGAGACaaaattaaggggaaaaaaatcctaaatcataaaataaggaaaaacaaTATCCCAAATCACCATAATTAGTTTTAACGAGAATAAACTtacttacattaaaaaaaaattagttttaacgAGAATAAACTTActtacattaagaaaaaaaaaagaataaaaaaacttacgaCATGCCCAAAACACGAGAATAGAAGTCAAGACTGACTTTAGGATCCTTAATTCGAAACATCtgcataaaatatcaaaaaaaaaatttactaaacCCCATCAATTCTAAAtcgaaaagaaaaagaaaaaagaaagggctTACAGTTTGTTGCATGATATATCCTTTAGTAGCTTCATCAGGAGTGGTGTGAAGACCTGGATTGTTTGAAGCTGATTCCTTCGCTTCCGATGCCATTGAAATGAGTCTTGGTCGATTTGGATTCTGCACAAACAATTTAAATAACTGAAATTAAGACAAAatccactaaaaaaataaagaacggaaatgatttttgtttcttttagttGGCAGTGGTCATAACTAAACCTTAGTAGTTTtagaatagagaaaaaatggGTTTGGTCTTATTGAAGAAGATTTATTAGTGGTGAATCGAAAGAAAGAAAGGCGAGATAAGAATAAGGTAGCGGCGGTAGCCATGCGAGGGTGAGTAATTATCATTCATTTACCTCTGTGGATTCAATTCATTCCGATTTTGATTTGGGAGTATGTTttctatgttgttttttattttaaatatattaaaataataattttttatttttaaaatttttatttttatattaatataatcaaaaaatttaaaaatataaaaaaataaattttaaataaattcttttaaaatttattcaattcttTACTCGAAATACAAAACCAAACTTACAAGATATTAATTCAGTTTGATccaatcaaattttttagtAACCTaatcaacataaataaatttaattaaatcttgtaaacaataataaaatattatcattttaataaaattaattaatttaaattaacttgaattattttaatattcgtTGATAAATCCAATAATCTAATAACCTaggtagtaataattatttattatgtggTATAGAATTGTAAGACTTTCACCAATGtaaatatcttataaatatttcttaaataaatattaaaaaatattattttaatgtattatattAAAGTTTTACATATAAATGAGTATCactatttgtattttatagtaaaaaagtAAGGCACTAGCATTATAGatgtattttttagtattatgattttttaattatgaaatgaaaagatgATATCTATGCTTAATAaagtgaattgaaaaatatataaactaataaatcaaaaaaaaattgttaaagcTGATTACACACTAAAAAGGAAAATTGATCTTCCTTGTAAGAAGCAAAAGGAACATgcaaatattttactttatttatcctttttttatatatatataatcttaaagGTTAATTTCAGTCTCTACATACAAAtagttatcattttttaaatgcttcATGCAAATAgaatttatttatctaaaatttaaaacaaaaaaattaaagacaaattataataatctttttgaaatattataaaattataaaaaaaatcaaaagattaatttctataaaaaaaaattaatctaaaaaaattaaaataaatatgcgAGAGAGGGtattagttaaaatttaaattaaaaaaaatttaattaaaattaaaaaacaaaaggtaggCTCGTACCACTagtcaaaaatgaaaaattccaAGCGTATCTAAGCCTAATTTTActtttctaggaaaaaaaaaagagggcgatacattgtttattttagtgtttttttatttttattttaatagacaACACTTCTATCTAGAGCATTATTCAATCAACTTTGATGTTCAGAAAATCAGGATCCAAGTTTTGGGattcaaaaaaactattttcaactttttctttatttaaaaacatcttaaaatcaTCATAGAAACctcaataaaatcattttcaaccctGAACACTCTCTAATTAgttcaaaatcaaaccaaatcaaaacaaaattcataaatcCCGATCTAGCTTTTTCTAGTATGTTTAAAGGTAAAACCGCCTTCATTGGACTCTTCTCGCTAAAAACAACTCATTGACACCAAGTTTAATCTTTTTATCATCAAccaaatattttctctttccttttccttttccatcaAGCTTCTCtctcatccctcaatatttaaggattgaaacataaaaacaccttaaaatcaTTATAGAAACATCAATAAAGTCATTTCCAATCCTAAAACActctttaattagtttaaaacccaaaatcaaatcgaatcaaaacaaaatttacaaaTCTCGATCTACCTTTTCTAGCATTCTTAAAAGTAAAATCACCTCCATCGAACTCTTTTCTCTAAGGCCAACTCATTGACactatgtttgatttttttgtcatcGGCTAAACATTTTCTCTCTCCACTCCCTTTTCCATCAAGCTTCTCTCTCCTCCCTTGATGTTCAAggactaaaacataaaaaccttaaaaaataagaaccaaatatatatagtttgaaaCTTGAGAGATGGAATTGAAGTTTCTCGCACTTTTTGAAAAAAGAGctctgttttttgttctttaattttgatccttgtattttcatttttttattgaacaataacctaaaattatattttataaaatcaatttctaatttaatattagaatattcTATGACACAGCGAGTATGTAAGAAcatgcaaataaaaacaaatcccgACATCTAAAATCATGTGAACATAActttcaaggatgaaattgaaaagaaatgaagTTAAGTTaataaaatgcaaaacaaattcaagaactTAGAAGGAGAAAAATAGCTTTGAATAGTAGGGTGAATAGTTAAATATGAGAGGTTCAACAATATATCTAAATGCTaacatcttttaatttaattataaaatgttcACACACAAAATATAATGAATCTactaaaattcataataataaaaaaaataacccaccattttgttctctctccctattttttttttatctcaatttgcAATGGAAAAATGTAGTATGATCATGATGGGATATACAGTTCACCAAAACTAATCATTGTACTACATAAGGGTATCAAACTCTTATtggtcttatttttctttttagaattagAATCTTCAATTCTTATCCTCTTTTATTAATACAAATTTACCAGTAACCTTATCTCTTGCAAACTCAAGCCATTATTGGTGATTTAAGAATCTAAGatgcatataatttttatttcctttttaatcaatattCTTTATGTGCTTTTAAAGCTATGATATGATTGAAATTTGTGGCATTGTTTCAATGAAGGatttaaaaatagtatttaatgTACCAATTCAAATAGAAAAGTTATTTTATGGACTGAAACCCAAATACTCAATGTGGAAATTCTAAACCTTTAATATGATGAGAGATAGGAATATTTATTAGGGTTAATTGATCCACCTATCTTTATATGATGAAcatgttttttcatatataatattttaagaatttttcacttttatatCTACTCTCCTCTAATTGTATTGCTTTTAAATCTTCTCAAGTCCTTATCTTGATATGTGATACAAGATAAATTTGGTAGAAATTTTGAGAGAAATCTTGAGCATCATTATTGCATTCGCTATTTTATATGGCAtgcttaaattttttgaattttttgaatttcttcatgcCACCATCTTTGTTTAGGCACTTTTGTATATCCTTGCACCCGAATTGCTTTTCTAGTCCTCATACTTGCCCCCAatatggggtgtgatcctaaTCATGATTAACtgtcagggaaaaaaaatactaagctCGCACAATGAGTGCAAAGGATATGTTTGAGTGTTGTGAAATGATTGTTAAAGATAGTGTTTTCTCACTTCAAACACATGCGTTTAGGATTAGTAAGCTTTACTTTCCTTCGTTGTGGTTAATTTGGACATGCAAAAATGGTTTTTCAtaatgattataaattattattcattcaaCTAAAACTCAACTTCAAAGTTATTTTGTAGCATGTGGTATGTTTTTCAGGTTTTTAAGTGTTTGATCACCTTATTTGAAGATCGCTTGAATTCTTAAaactcatttattaaaaaaaaacaccaatttgGCTTCTGTATTTATACTAATAACTTTGATTTTCCAAAAACCTTTGTTAAAACATAGCTTTTAAGCTTATAAGATCATGCAAAGtttttagagaaaaagaaaatacacaaAAGAATTCTTggctaaactttgatttttattgattgatagACAAAGTACATCATGTGTAGTACTTCTTTACAATACTAGAGTTTATAGGTTTTGACAGATCACCCCCTTTTATCTTAGTTAAAATTAAGGCTCCTCTAGAAAATGTCTTTTTTACCACATATGGTCCTTCGTAGTTCAGTGCTCATTTACTCTAATCTTCTCTTGATGTTAGCAAGATTTTCTTTAATACTAGATCTCCCTCTTTAAACACTATTGACTTGACCTTCTTGTTGTATGTTTTATCATCTACTTTGGTATAActgatgatgaaaaataattgtcaatcTCTTTTCACTAATCAGATTCAACTACTCAAATTTCAGTTTTGCCCATTccaattcttctaattttacaTCCATTAGAACCTTTAATGATGGAATTTTCACTTTTAAAGGCACCACTACTTCCATTCTATATACTAGAGAGTAGGGGATTGCACCTGTAGAAGTTCTGACCATGGTGCGGTATGCATAAAATACAAATGGAAGCATCTCATTCCAATCTTTGTAAGTGACCACCATTTTCTAGatgatctttttaatatttttgttggctACCTTAATAGCATTATTCATCTTTGGTTTGTAGGGgaaaaaattaagatgtttAATCTTCCACTTAGTGCAGAGTTCAATAATCAATTTTCCATTAAAATTCTAAGCATTGTCAATTATTAATCTTGTTGGCACGCTATAGTgacaaataaaatctttttcaatGAACCTCTTGActaccttttattttacatgtgcATAAGAGTTGGACTATATGCATTTAGTAAAGTAATTGATGGCTTCTAAGATGAATCTATGCCTATTGTTGGCTTTCAAATTGATTAGTCCTATAACATTCAATCCCCATATATCAAAATGCCAAAGTGAGGTCATATTGAACAACGATGTCAAAGGCATATTTATCTTATCTCCATGTATTTGACACTTATGGCATTTTTTGACGTAGTTTACACAGTCCTTCTTAATACTCAATAAGAAGTACCTAGATCTTTGCATTTGCACAGTCCCTCTCCATAGTCAACCAGAAGTACCTAGATCTTTGTATTTGTCTTGCCATCGTATGTTCGTTAACATGAGTGGCACATATTCCCTTATGGATTTCCTATAATGCTTGCATAACCTCCTTCTCATTCAAACACCTGATTAAAGTCTCGTCAAACGATATCTTATACAGTACATCTCTATCTAATTAATATTCCATGGTTATTCTCCTCAAAGTCTTTTTCATCTATTTTGGAGACTCTTTGAGGATACTCCCAATATTGGATATAAGCCTTTTAATATCACTATACCATGGTTTTCCATCTGGTGACTCTTTTAGTGAACAACAATGAGCTTGGagatttttgattttgatgcttATTAGTTGGATCTTGCTCTCGATATCACTATATCATGGTTTTCCATCTGGTGACTCTTCTAGTGAACAACAAACCAATTCTTATCTCTACTTATGTGAGTGAAATTTATCTCTTCAAACTCATTAGTTAACTTTGAGAGATAATCTTGATATGTCTTAAACTTCTCATTTTTAGTTTGCCATTCTCCCTTCATTTTGTTGTCAGGCACGCAACGTCGATAACTTCTTAATATAAGATCGAGGGTCTTTCTGGTATATGAGGCACTATTAATGACGGGTTTTGAAAATACCTTTTGATCTTGTTAACGGTCTCTTGGCAATCACTGTTCCATACctcatgatttttctttctaagtaaatgaaaaatcagCCCACACATTACCATGAGTTGTGATATGAACTGGGATACATAGTCTAAACGCCCAAGAaaactttttacttttttctctgTCTTAGGAACCGACATATCATAGATTGTCTTTACTTTATCAGGATCAACTTATATTCCTTGATTGCTTACTATAAAACCCAATAGTTTTCCAGTTTTTACCCTGAATGAGCACTTTGCAGGATTCaatcttaattataattttcagagcctttcaaacaattttttcaATACTTGCTCgtgatcttcttcttctttttttgatttggAAAGTATATTGTCCATATAGACTTTCACTTCTCGGTGCATTATGTCATGGAACAAAATgaccattgctctttgatacGTGACACCATCAATCCTCAATCCGAATGGCATCACTTTATAATAAAAGGTTATCTAAGGTGTGACAAAGGTAGTTTTCTCATTATCTTCCTCTACCATTCTAATCTAGTTATATCTCGAGAACCTATCCATGAACGACTACGTGGCACTCTTCATAAAATTTTTGACTAAGACGTCTAGATGGGGTAGAGAAAGTTGTTCTTTAGGTTTGCCTTATTCAAATCTTTGTAATCCACATACACCCTGATCATGTCATCCTTCTTAGGAACTACAACTACATTAACCACCTATTGAAGATAGTGGACCACATCCAAAAAACTTGCATCCcactgtttttgtatttttgcttttattttaaatagcatATTCGACAATTATCTAGTCTTCTGTTTAACCAAGTTACTCCCTTCCACTAAGAAAATTTTGTGTACCACTATGTCAGTGTCTAAACCAGACATATTTGTATAAATCCAGGCAAAGACATCTgtatattcaaaaatattaggTCATCTCTTTCCTCAGCTGTAATAAAGGTATCAATCTtcaattctttctcttcttttagcTCTTCACTAGCAGGGTTTCAGGTTTTCTCATAATTTTCCATCAACCTAATAAACTCTTTTATTTCCTCTTCTTCCCAGTCTTTATCACccattgtaattttattatcaaaactTGGCCAATTATTCTTAATAATAGGTTATGAATTGATGGAACATTCAGGGTTCCTGAAAGTGTAAGGTGTGTTCGTGTAAGTGTGTTACTTAcattaaagacaaaaaaaaacacaaagacaCATGTtggacataaaaaaatacataatcccattaaaataaaatgaaaaagctcatttgattaaaaaaaaaaaagtcttataGTATTATGAGCTACATTGCCATTAAGACTAAAAACAgatgaaaacaacaaaacacgATAAGACATTTGAAAAGAAGTAAAAcgttaaaataagattaaaaaaataaaacttcattGAACACCATAGAAGCATGCTTCATCACCCAATTCTGGTATGCTTCTCCTTCAGCTAGCTTCTTTATAAAAGCTTTTATAGGGATGCCGTCGACAACATATAGACAGCTGCGGCAACATCTCATATTCTATTTTGACC includes:
- the LOC133679330 gene encoding lactoylglutathione lyase isoform X2 — translated: MASEAKESASNNPGLHTTPDEATKGYIMQQTMFRIKDPKVSLDFYSRVLGMSLLKRLDFPEMKFSLYFLGYEDHASAPGDSVERTVWTFGRKATIELTHNWGTESDPEFKYHNGNSEPRGFGHIGVTVDDTYKACERFERLGVEFVKKPEDGKMKGIAFIKDPDGYWIEIFDLKTIGKITESAA
- the LOC133679330 gene encoding lactoylglutathione lyase isoform X1, whose amino-acid sequence is MIITHPRMATAATLFLSRLSFFRFTTNKSSSIRPNPFFLYSKTTKNPNRPRLISMASEAKESASNNPGLHTTPDEATKGYIMQQTMFRIKDPKVSLDFYSRVLGMSLLKRLDFPEMKFSLYFLGYEDHASAPGDSVERTVWTFGRKATIELTHNWGTESDPEFKYHNGNSEPRGFGHIGVTVDDTYKACERFERLGVEFVKKPEDGKMKGIAFIKDPDGYWIEIFDLKTIGKITESAA